One window of the Alphaproteobacteria bacterium genome contains the following:
- the lpdA gene encoding dihydrolipoyl dehydrogenase, with translation MSKVVEIAVPDIGDFTDVPIIEIYVTAGDHIAAEDALISLESDKATMEVPAPQGGVVKEVRVAVGDKVAQGSVILLLEEAGETAEAAPRDEVEEPAALAPPDPPSDGSPSGDYEFVDVRVPDIGDFKDVPIIEIQVAPGDAVAAEDPLITLESDKASMEVPSPVAGTVKELKVAVGDTVSEGSLILILETGDVPDEAVPVAAPEAAVAPAAATKARPVTMSGDVHAEVVVLGSGPGGYTAAFRAADLGLKTVLIERYPSLGGVCLNVGCIPSKALLHAAKVIAETEEMSEHGLAFGRPKIDLDKLRGWKESVVAKLTGGLARLAKQRKVQVVTGYGRFAGANLISVQTADGATTSVSFDQAIIAAGSRVVELPFVPHDDPRVVDSTGALAMGEIPERLLVLGGGIIGLEMATVYDALGSKITVVELMDALIPGADKDIVRPLHNRIKKRYENIFLKTKVTAVEPRSNGLEVTFDGPDGTKSDTFDQVLVAVGRRPNGGSIGAENAGIAVDDRGFIATDKQMRTNVPHIFAIGDIVGQPMLAHKATHEGKTAAEAAAGMKVAFDARVIPSVAYTDPEVAWVGMTEGEAKAAGLKVGKGVFPWAASGRSLSLGRDEGVTKLLFDDKNERVLGAGIVGPNAGDLIAEVALAIEMGCDAKDIGLTVHAHPTLSETVAFSAEAFEGTITDLYMPKMK, from the coding sequence ATGAGCAAGGTTGTCGAAATCGCCGTCCCCGACATCGGCGACTTTACCGATGTGCCGATTATCGAGATCTATGTCACCGCCGGCGACCACATCGCCGCCGAAGACGCGCTGATCTCACTCGAGAGCGACAAGGCGACGATGGAGGTGCCGGCGCCCCAAGGCGGGGTGGTCAAGGAGGTCAGGGTCGCGGTCGGCGACAAGGTCGCCCAAGGTTCGGTCATCTTGCTGCTCGAGGAGGCAGGTGAGACGGCGGAAGCGGCGCCGCGCGATGAGGTGGAGGAACCCGCCGCGTTGGCGCCGCCGGATCCGCCGAGCGACGGCTCGCCGAGCGGCGATTACGAATTCGTCGATGTGCGGGTCCCCGACATCGGCGACTTCAAGGACGTTCCAATCATCGAAATCCAGGTCGCGCCGGGCGATGCGGTGGCAGCCGAGGACCCGCTGATCACCCTGGAAAGCGACAAGGCGTCGATGGAGGTCCCGTCTCCTGTCGCCGGAACGGTGAAGGAGCTCAAGGTGGCGGTCGGCGACACGGTGTCGGAGGGTTCGCTGATACTGATCCTCGAGACCGGCGACGTCCCGGACGAAGCGGTACCGGTCGCGGCACCGGAGGCGGCCGTCGCGCCGGCGGCGGCAACGAAGGCGCGGCCGGTCACGATGTCAGGCGATGTCCATGCTGAGGTCGTCGTACTCGGCTCCGGCCCCGGCGGATATACGGCGGCCTTTCGCGCCGCCGACCTCGGCCTCAAGACCGTCCTCATCGAACGCTATCCGTCGCTCGGCGGCGTCTGCCTCAATGTCGGCTGCATCCCGTCCAAGGCGCTTCTTCATGCCGCCAAGGTGATCGCCGAGACCGAGGAGATGTCCGAACACGGTCTCGCCTTCGGCCGGCCCAAGATCGACCTCGACAAGTTGCGCGGGTGGAAGGAAAGCGTGGTCGCCAAACTGACCGGCGGTCTTGCCAGGCTGGCCAAACAGCGCAAGGTCCAAGTGGTGACCGGTTACGGACGCTTCGCCGGCGCCAATTTGATCTCGGTCCAAACCGCGGATGGCGCCACCACTTCGGTGTCGTTCGACCAGGCGATAATCGCCGCCGGGTCGCGGGTCGTCGAGCTACCGTTCGTGCCCCACGACGACCCTCGGGTGGTCGATTCGACCGGAGCGTTGGCGATGGGCGAGATCCCCGAGCGCCTGCTCGTCCTCGGCGGCGGCATCATCGGGCTCGAGATGGCGACCGTCTACGACGCGTTGGGGTCGAAGATCACCGTTGTCGAACTCATGGACGCGCTGATCCCGGGCGCCGACAAGGACATCGTGCGGCCGCTCCACAACCGTATCAAGAAGCGCTACGAAAACATCTTTCTCAAGACCAAGGTGACGGCGGTGGAGCCGAGGTCGAACGGGCTCGAAGTCACCTTCGACGGTCCGGATGGAACCAAGTCCGATACTTTCGATCAGGTTCTGGTCGCGGTCGGCCGCCGTCCCAACGGCGGATCGATCGGTGCCGAGAACGCCGGCATCGCGGTCGACGACCGCGGCTTCATCGCGACCGACAAGCAGATGCGCACCAACGTGCCGCATATCTTCGCCATCGGCGATATCGTCGGTCAGCCGATGCTGGCCCACAAGGCGACCCATGAAGGCAAGACCGCGGCCGAAGCGGCGGCAGGCATGAAGGTGGCTTTCGACGCCCGGGTCATCCCGTCGGTCGCCTATACCGATCCCGAAGTTGCCTGGGTCGGTATGACCGAGGGCGAAGCCAAGGCGGCGGGGCTGAAGGTCGGCAAGGGCGTGTTCCCGTGGGCAGCCAGCGGACGCTCGCTGAGTCTGGGTCGCGATGAGGGCGTGACAAAACTGCTGTTCGATGACAAAAACGAGCGCGTTCTTGGCGCCGGTATCGTCGGTCCGAACGCCGGCGACCTGATCGCCGAGGTTGCGCTTGCGATCGAAATGGGATGCGACGCCAAGGACATTGGGCTAACCGTCCACGCCCATCCGACGCTTTCGGAAACCGTCGCCTTCTCGGCGGAGGCCTTCGAGGGCACGATCACGGATTTGTACATGCCGAAAATGAAATAA
- the pntB gene encoding Re/Si-specific NAD(P)(+) transhydrogenase subunit beta, with the protein MTQGLVTVSYIAASILFILSLGGLSHQESARRGNIFGIIGMAIAIAATILAAEVTGYAVLVPMMILGAIAGAYVASKVEMTQMPQLVAMLHSFVGLAAVMVGIATYIAPDSHFEGTEKVIHDVEIYLGVFIGAITFTGSVIAFGKLDARISSKPLMLPARHWMNLAAILVCLWLGWEFLTAASVGWGLFPLLVMTAIAFVLGVHLVMAIGGADMPVVVSMLNSYSGWAAAATGFMLSNDLLIVVGALVGSSGAILSYIMCRAMNRSFISVILGGFGTGGGAAAESEGGEVIATSVEEVAAMLSDANAVIIVPGYGMAVAQAQNAVSDITAKLRAKGIKVRFGIHPVAGRLPGHMNVLLAEAKVPYDIVLEMDEINHDFPETDVVLVIGANDIVNPGAQEDPNSPIAGMPVLEVWKAKTAVVLKRSMATGYAGVDNPLFYKENTRMLFGDAKDSVDGVLRHVES; encoded by the coding sequence ATGACCCAAGGGCTCGTTACCGTCTCCTATATCGCCGCCAGCATCCTGTTCATCCTCAGCCTCGGCGGGTTGAGCCACCAGGAATCGGCGCGCCGCGGCAACATCTTCGGCATCATCGGCATGGCGATCGCCATCGCGGCGACGATCCTCGCCGCCGAGGTCACCGGCTATGCCGTGCTGGTGCCGATGATGATTCTTGGTGCCATCGCCGGCGCCTATGTCGCCTCAAAGGTCGAGATGACGCAGATGCCGCAGCTGGTCGCCATGCTGCACAGCTTCGTCGGTCTCGCCGCGGTGATGGTCGGCATAGCCACCTATATCGCCCCCGACTCCCATTTCGAAGGGACCGAAAAGGTCATCCACGACGTCGAGATCTATCTCGGCGTGTTCATCGGCGCCATTACCTTCACCGGCTCGGTCATCGCCTTCGGCAAGCTCGACGCGCGAATCTCCAGCAAGCCGCTGATGCTGCCCGCGCGTCACTGGATGAACCTGGCGGCGATCCTAGTTTGCCTGTGGCTGGGCTGGGAATTCCTCACCGCCGCCTCGGTCGGCTGGGGGCTATTTCCGCTCCTGGTCATGACCGCGATCGCCTTCGTTCTCGGCGTCCACCTGGTGATGGCGATCGGCGGCGCCGACATGCCGGTGGTGGTGTCGATGTTGAACAGCTATTCCGGCTGGGCGGCGGCGGCGACCGGATTCATGCTGTCGAACGACCTGCTGATCGTCGTCGGCGCCCTGGTCGGCTCTTCCGGCGCGATCCTCAGCTACATCATGTGCCGGGCGATGAACCGCAGCTTTATCAGCGTCATCCTCGGCGGCTTCGGCACCGGCGGCGGCGCTGCGGCGGAGAGCGAAGGCGGCGAAGTCATCGCGACCTCGGTCGAAGAAGTGGCGGCGATGCTGAGCGACGCCAATGCGGTCATCATCGTGCCCGGCTACGGCATGGCGGTGGCCCAGGCGCAGAACGCGGTCAGCGACATCACCGCCAAGCTGCGGGCCAAGGGCATCAAGGTCCGCTTCGGCATCCACCCGGTCGCCGGGCGTCTGCCGGGGCACATGAACGTGCTGCTGGCCGAGGCCAAGGTGCCCTACGACATCGTCCTCGAAATGGACGAGATCAACCACGACTTTCCGGAAACCGATGTCGTGCTGGTGATCGGCGCCAACGACATCGTCAACCCGGGTGCCCAGGAGGATCCGAACAGCCCGATCGCCGGCATGCCGGTGCTCGAGGTGTGGAAGGCGAAGACCGCCGTGGTGCTCAAGCGCAGCATGGCGACAGGCTATGCCGGCGTCGACAACCCGCTGTTCTATAAGGAGAACACCCGCATGCTGTTCGGCGACGCCAAGGACAGCGTCGACGGCGTGCTGCGTCACGTCGAAAGCTGA
- a CDS encoding ABC transporter ATP-binding protein, with product MSAPLLQLRGLSVAYGALTAVHEVDLAVAAGEAVALLGANGAGKSTLINTIAGLVPAAAGSIHYNGRELGRLPPEARARAGLGYSPEGRRIFPGMTVRENLEVGCWAPKRERVRRFERVFDLFPGLRQRCDTPGWQLSGGQQQMVSIGRALVGNPRLMLLDEPSLGLSPILVAEVLATVRRIADTGTAVLLAEQNAARALDVCDRAYVLKLGRVAASGPAAELRDGDRLRDAFLGG from the coding sequence GTGAGCGCGCCGCTGCTCCAATTGCGCGGACTGAGTGTCGCCTATGGCGCGCTCACGGCGGTGCACGAGGTGGACCTTGCGGTTGCCGCCGGCGAGGCGGTGGCGCTGCTGGGCGCCAACGGCGCCGGCAAGTCGACGCTGATCAACACCATCGCCGGGCTGGTCCCGGCGGCCGCCGGATCGATCCACTACAACGGCCGGGAGCTCGGCCGCCTCCCACCGGAGGCCAGGGCCAGGGCCGGCCTCGGCTATAGCCCGGAGGGGCGCCGCATATTTCCCGGCATGACGGTGCGCGAAAACCTCGAGGTCGGCTGCTGGGCGCCGAAGCGCGAGCGGGTGCGGCGTTTCGAACGCGTGTTCGATCTGTTCCCCGGGTTGCGCCAACGGTGCGACACGCCGGGTTGGCAATTGTCCGGCGGCCAGCAGCAGATGGTGTCGATCGGCCGCGCCCTGGTCGGCAATCCTCGCCTGATGCTGCTCGACGAGCCGAGCCTGGGCCTGTCGCCGATCCTGGTCGCCGAAGTGTTGGCGACGGTGCGCCGGATCGCCGATACGGGCACTGCCGTGCTGCTCGCCGAGCAGAACGCCGCCCGCGCGCTCGACGTCTGCGACCGGGCCTACGTGCTCAAGCTGGGCCGGGTGGCGGCGTCGGGGCCGGCCGCCGAGCTGCGCGACGGCGACCGCCTGCGCGACGCCTTCCTCGGCGGTTAG
- the aceF gene encoding dihydrolipoyllysine-residue acetyltransferase translates to MADLVELKVPDIGDFSDVEVIEVHVGAGDSVNEEDPLITLESDKASMEIPSSHAGKIKEIKVGLGDRVSEGTVVALIEPGEASIPVAPPSPEGVQEPDSEPPAPVVESTEDTPAPPPPPPSGAAAGGPLAPVDEAGFGKAHAGPSVRAFARELGADLSRVQGTGAKGRIVREDVIAYVKGELIRPRAETAAAVPAGAAGVGIPPVPEVDFSKFGDIETVELSRIKRLSGPALHRSWLNVPHVTHNDEADITDLDAYRKEMDTAAKEQGYRITLLAFLMKACIPALKQFPEVNSSLSPDGQSLILKKYFHIGIAVDTPGGLVVPVFRDVDRKGVVELAREMGETSARVRDGKLGPNDLQGACFTISSLGGIGGTSFTPIVNAPEVAILGVTRSQVKPVWNGADFKPRLMLPLSLSYDHRVIDGALAARFAAHLCHLLGDVRRLLH, encoded by the coding sequence ATGGCCGATCTCGTTGAGTTGAAGGTGCCGGACATCGGCGATTTCAGCGATGTCGAGGTCATCGAGGTGCATGTCGGCGCCGGCGACTCGGTCAACGAAGAAGATCCGCTGATCACCTTGGAAAGCGACAAGGCATCAATGGAAATCCCGTCGAGCCACGCCGGCAAGATCAAGGAAATCAAGGTCGGGCTCGGCGACCGCGTTTCCGAAGGGACCGTGGTCGCGCTGATCGAGCCCGGCGAAGCGTCGATTCCGGTGGCGCCGCCGTCGCCGGAAGGGGTCCAGGAACCGGATTCGGAACCCCCGGCACCGGTCGTCGAAAGCACCGAGGATACCCCGGCACCGCCGCCGCCGCCGCCAAGCGGCGCCGCCGCGGGTGGACCATTGGCGCCGGTCGATGAGGCGGGGTTCGGCAAGGCTCATGCCGGCCCGTCCGTGCGCGCCTTCGCGCGCGAGCTCGGCGCCGACCTGTCCCGGGTTCAGGGCACCGGCGCCAAGGGCCGTATCGTGCGCGAGGATGTCATCGCCTATGTCAAGGGCGAGTTGATCCGGCCGCGCGCCGAAACCGCGGCGGCGGTTCCCGCGGGCGCGGCGGGTGTCGGCATCCCGCCGGTCCCCGAGGTCGATTTTTCCAAGTTCGGCGACATCGAGACCGTCGAGCTCAGCCGCATCAAACGTCTCTCCGGTCCGGCGCTGCACCGGTCATGGCTCAACGTTCCCCACGTCACCCACAACGACGAGGCCGACATCACCGATCTCGACGCCTATCGCAAGGAAATGGATACGGCCGCCAAGGAACAGGGCTACCGCATCACGTTGCTCGCCTTCCTGATGAAGGCCTGCATCCCGGCGCTCAAGCAGTTCCCCGAGGTGAACTCTTCATTATCGCCCGACGGGCAGAGCCTGATCCTCAAGAAATATTTCCACATCGGCATCGCCGTCGACACGCCGGGCGGCCTGGTCGTCCCGGTATTCCGCGACGTCGACCGCAAGGGCGTTGTCGAGCTGGCCCGGGAGATGGGCGAGACCAGCGCACGGGTTCGCGACGGCAAGCTCGGCCCCAACGATTTGCAAGGCGCTTGCTTCACGATCTCAAGCCTCGGCGGCATCGGCGGCACCAGCTTCACGCCGATCGTGAACGCGCCCGAAGTTGCAATCCTCGGCGTCACCCGGTCGCAGGTGAAGCCGGTATGGAATGGCGCCGACTTCAAGCCGCGGCTGATGCTGCCGCTCTCACTGTCGTACGATCATCGGGTCATCGACGGCGCACTGGCGGCGCGCTTCGCCGCCCATTTGTGCCACCTCCTCGGCGACGTCCGCCGGTTGCTGCACTAG
- a CDS encoding Re/Si-specific NAD(P)(+) transhydrogenase subunit alpha has product MKIGVPKEIHDGERRVATTPEVAERLAKLGFTVAMEAGAGARANYSDDAFREVGVEIVGDAKALWVQSEIVLKVRPPQIHPDLGVHEADLLPEGATLISFIWPAQNEELMQRLAARKVTVLAMDSVPRISRAQKLDALSSMANIAGYRAVVEAAGRFGRFFTGQITAAGKVAPAKVMIIGAGVAGLSAIGAARGLGAIVRAFDTRPEVKQQVESMGAEFLELDFAEEGSGAGGYAKVMSEEFIKAEMELFAEQAMEVDIIITTALIPGKPAPKLITAGMVESMRDGSVIVDMAAEQGGNCELTEPGDVVVRNGVSIVGYTDLPSRLATQSSQLYATNLRHMLTDLTPEKDGQIVVDMDDDVVRGTTVIKDGEITWPPPPPKVPAIAPAAAKPAAPPPPSPAEAARKKGIASLIVIALGALALIGIGSVAPPDFMAHFTVFVLACFIGYQVIWNVTPALHTPLMSVTNAISGIIVIGALLQVSSPSVIVVILAAFSVLIASINVVGGFLVTQRMLKMFRRS; this is encoded by the coding sequence ATGAAGATCGGAGTACCGAAAGAAATCCACGACGGTGAACGCCGCGTCGCGACGACACCGGAAGTGGCCGAGCGGCTCGCGAAACTCGGGTTCACGGTGGCGATGGAGGCCGGCGCCGGCGCGCGAGCGAATTATTCGGATGACGCCTTCCGCGAGGTTGGCGTCGAAATCGTCGGCGATGCCAAGGCGCTTTGGGTGCAGTCGGAGATCGTACTCAAGGTCCGGCCGCCGCAGATCCATCCCGATCTCGGCGTGCACGAAGCCGATTTGCTGCCCGAGGGCGCGACCTTGATCAGCTTCATCTGGCCGGCCCAGAACGAGGAGCTGATGCAGCGATTGGCGGCGCGTAAGGTGACCGTCTTGGCGATGGACAGCGTGCCGCGAATCTCGCGGGCGCAGAAACTCGACGCCTTGAGCTCGATGGCCAACATCGCCGGCTATCGGGCCGTGGTCGAAGCCGCCGGCCGCTTCGGCCGCTTCTTTACCGGCCAGATCACCGCGGCGGGGAAGGTCGCGCCGGCCAAGGTCATGATCATCGGCGCTGGCGTTGCCGGGCTTTCGGCGATCGGGGCGGCGCGCGGCCTCGGCGCCATCGTCCGCGCCTTCGACACCCGGCCCGAGGTCAAGCAGCAGGTGGAGAGCATGGGCGCCGAGTTCCTCGAGCTCGATTTCGCGGAAGAAGGTTCGGGCGCCGGCGGCTATGCCAAGGTGATGAGCGAAGAGTTCATCAAGGCCGAAATGGAGCTCTTCGCCGAACAGGCGATGGAGGTCGATATCATCATCACCACCGCGCTGATTCCGGGCAAGCCGGCCCCCAAGCTTATCACCGCCGGCATGGTCGAGAGCATGCGCGACGGCAGCGTCATCGTCGACATGGCTGCCGAGCAGGGCGGCAATTGCGAGCTCACGGAACCCGGTGACGTGGTCGTTCGCAATGGTGTATCGATCGTCGGCTATACCGATCTGCCGAGCCGGTTGGCGACCCAGTCGAGCCAGCTCTACGCCACCAATTTGCGTCACATGCTGACCGATCTGACGCCCGAAAAGGACGGCCAGATCGTGGTCGACATGGACGACGACGTGGTCCGCGGGACGACGGTCATCAAGGATGGCGAGATCACCTGGCCGCCGCCGCCGCCCAAAGTGCCGGCGATCGCGCCGGCGGCGGCCAAGCCGGCCGCACCGCCGCCGCCGTCGCCGGCCGAAGCGGCCCGCAAGAAAGGCATCGCGTCGCTGATCGTCATCGCGCTGGGAGCGCTCGCCCTGATCGGTATCGGCAGCGTAGCGCCGCCGGACTTCATGGCCCACTTCACGGTCTTCGTGCTGGCTTGTTTCATTGGCTACCAGGTGATCTGGAATGTCACCCCGGCGCTGCATACGCCGCTGATGAGCGTGACCAACGCGATCAGCGGCATCATCGTCATCGGCGCGTTGCTCCAAGTGTCGAGCCCGTCGGTCATCGTCGTCATCCTGGCCGCGTTCTCGGTGTTGATCGCGTCGATCAATGTCGTCGGCGGGTTCCTGGTGACCCAGCGCATGCTGAAAATGTTCCGCAGGAGCTAG
- a CDS encoding alpha/beta fold hydrolase has product MALELAYQAAGEGPPLIILHGLFGSGRNWTSIARRLGDRHRVYTLDLRNHGDSPWDPSMDYIDMAADVVAFMDVQGLETAAVIGHSMGGKAAMALALEQGARVSALVVVDIAPVTYDQRHLPYVRAMQAVDLAVARRRSEVDARLRDAIPDAGIRAFLLQNLTPVEGGAAWRLNLDALAAEMPRLVDFPRPLLDRRYTGPALFVAGARSDFVGAEHGDLIGRLFPRAVVETVADADHWVHADQPDKFVAAVTGFLDSTG; this is encoded by the coding sequence ATGGCGCTCGAGCTGGCCTATCAGGCGGCCGGCGAGGGGCCGCCGCTGATCATCCTGCACGGCCTCTTCGGCAGCGGGCGCAACTGGACCTCGATCGCCCGCCGTCTCGGCGACCGCCACCGGGTCTATACGTTGGACCTCCGCAACCACGGCGACTCGCCTTGGGATCCGTCGATGGACTACATCGACATGGCGGCGGACGTGGTCGCCTTCATGGACGTTCAGGGGCTCGAAACGGCGGCGGTGATCGGCCATTCCATGGGCGGCAAGGCGGCGATGGCGCTGGCCCTCGAGCAAGGCGCCCGGGTCTCGGCGCTGGTCGTCGTCGATATCGCCCCGGTGACCTATGACCAAAGACACTTGCCCTATGTACGGGCGATGCAGGCCGTCGACCTCGCCGTCGCGCGGCGCCGCAGCGAGGTCGATGCGCGCCTTCGCGACGCGATCCCCGACGCCGGCATCCGCGCCTTCCTGCTTCAGAACCTGACCCCGGTCGAGGGCGGGGCGGCCTGGCGCCTCAATCTCGACGCGCTGGCCGCCGAGATGCCGCGCCTGGTGGATTTTCCGCGCCCGCTGCTCGACCGGCGCTACACCGGTCCGGCGTTGTTCGTCGCCGGCGCGCGCTCCGACTTCGTCGGCGCCGAGCACGGCGACCTGATCGGGCGCTTGTTCCCGCGGGCGGTGGTCGAGACGGTGGCCGACGCCGACCATTGGGTCCACGCCGACCAGCCCGACAAATTCGTCGCCGCGGTCACCGGGTTTCTCGATTCGACCGGATAG
- a CDS encoding branched-chain amino acid ABC transporter ATP-binding protein/permease, whose product MAWLGRGLNLPLALAALALAVYALGFANGYQLRLLTVAGIYAILVIGYQFIFGHAGALSLAQGVFFGVGAYVAGVLGANHGWSFVETFPLAILAPTLLAAIVAVPVLRLESHYFALATLGIGQVVLLVAVNWQSVTGGANGIPGVPGITLGNLAVGRGLPTFLFVWAWVALCGFTAWQIMRGLYGRMFELMRTNDFAAQAIGINIGRLRLAALLLSAAMGGLAGTLYVHTLGVISPDALEFPVMVTCLTIAVVGGRYSVAGAIIGAVLLIHLPEWFRFLDKYYLIAYGATMLAVIVGAPYGLAGAAHRLRDKWLPPTPGPMPTAATIGPVRPAATTPAAPALAISNLAKRFGGVHAVDKVSFTATPGEVLGIIGPNGSGKTTLINLITGFYRADAGSLHFRGRDITRALPHAIAAAGIARTFQSCRLVPDMTALDNVAVARHAAIGEGLRSALSDIGGLSHLERARREAAPLLDRLGVADVALQCCGTLPYGTQRRVEIARALATEPAMVMLDEPAAGTNEDEQTDLAARLRGLAADGLALVIVEHNMPFLLPVADRVICLDDGRIIAAGSADEIRRHPAVIAAYLGTTGSGGR is encoded by the coding sequence ATGGCCTGGCTCGGCCGCGGCCTCAATCTGCCGCTGGCGCTGGCGGCGCTGGCGCTCGCCGTCTACGCGCTCGGTTTCGCCAACGGCTACCAGCTGCGGCTGCTGACCGTCGCCGGCATCTACGCCATCCTGGTCATCGGCTATCAGTTCATCTTCGGCCACGCCGGCGCGCTGTCGCTGGCCCAGGGCGTGTTCTTCGGCGTCGGCGCCTATGTCGCCGGCGTCCTCGGCGCCAACCACGGCTGGTCCTTCGTCGAGACGTTCCCGCTGGCGATCCTGGCGCCGACGCTGCTGGCGGCGATCGTGGCGGTCCCGGTGCTGCGCCTGGAATCGCACTATTTCGCATTGGCGACTCTCGGCATCGGCCAGGTCGTGCTGTTGGTCGCCGTCAACTGGCAGAGCGTTACCGGCGGCGCCAACGGTATCCCCGGGGTCCCCGGCATAACGCTCGGCAATCTCGCCGTCGGGCGCGGCCTGCCGACCTTTCTGTTCGTCTGGGCGTGGGTCGCGTTGTGCGGGTTTACCGCCTGGCAAATCATGCGCGGCCTCTATGGCCGCATGTTCGAGCTGATGCGCACCAACGACTTCGCCGCCCAGGCGATCGGAATCAATATCGGCCGCCTGCGCCTGGCCGCCTTGCTGCTCAGCGCGGCAATGGGCGGCCTGGCCGGCACCCTGTACGTGCACACCCTCGGCGTGATCTCGCCCGATGCGCTCGAATTCCCGGTCATGGTGACCTGCCTGACGATCGCCGTGGTCGGCGGGCGCTACAGCGTCGCCGGGGCGATCATCGGTGCCGTGCTGCTGATCCACCTGCCGGAATGGTTCCGCTTTCTCGATAAGTACTACCTGATCGCTTACGGCGCGACGATGCTGGCGGTGATCGTCGGCGCGCCCTATGGCTTGGCCGGCGCGGCCCACCGGCTGCGCGACAAATGGCTGCCGCCGACGCCGGGACCGATGCCGACAGCGGCAACGATCGGCCCGGTTCGACCGGCCGCGACGACGCCCGCCGCGCCGGCGCTGGCGATATCGAATTTGGCCAAGCGGTTCGGCGGCGTTCATGCGGTCGACAAGGTTTCCTTCACCGCCACTCCGGGCGAAGTTCTGGGAATCATCGGACCCAACGGCTCCGGCAAGACGACCCTGATCAACCTGATCACCGGGTTCTACCGGGCCGACGCCGGCAGCCTCCATTTCCGCGGCCGCGATATCACCCGGGCCCTGCCCCATGCCATCGCGGCGGCCGGCATCGCCCGCACCTTCCAGAGCTGCCGCCTGGTCCCCGACATGACCGCGCTCGACAACGTCGCCGTGGCGCGCCACGCGGCGATCGGTGAAGGTCTGCGATCGGCGTTGAGCGACATTGGCGGCCTGTCGCACCTGGAACGCGCCCGGCGCGAGGCGGCGCCACTGCTCGATCGGCTCGGCGTTGCCGATGTCGCGTTGCAATGTTGCGGCACCCTGCCCTACGGCACCCAGCGACGAGTGGAGATCGCCCGCGCGCTGGCGACCGAGCCGGCGATGGTGATGCTCGACGAGCCGGCGGCGGGGACCAACGAGGACGAGCAGACCGACCTGGCGGCGCGGCTGCGCGGGTTGGCCGCCGACGGCCTCGCCCTGGTCATCGTCGAGCACAATATGCCGTTCCTGCTGCCGGTCGCCGACCGCGTCATCTGTCTCGACGACGGCCGCATCATCGCCGCCGGCAGCGCCGACGAAATTCGCCGCCATCCGGCGGTAATCGCCGCCTATCTCGGCACCACCGGGAGCGGCGGGCGGTGA